One genomic window of Bacillus mycoides includes the following:
- a CDS encoding permease, with protein sequence MKELKRYRFFFILLFGLLLLTFINQSLGWSALQLTGNSILDMLFLLPPVLVFVGLLDQWVKKETLMKYMGEKSGIYGILFSLLLGGIAAGPLYVAFPIAALLLKKGASIRYIVFFLGVWTTAKLPIMVYEFSSFGATFTLIHICFGLLFFYVMGIIFEKFYDQRQLLQYDITKEM encoded by the coding sequence ATGAAGGAACTAAAAAGATATCGCTTCTTTTTCATATTACTGTTTGGGCTCCTCTTATTAACTTTTATAAACCAATCTTTAGGATGGAGCGCATTACAATTAACAGGGAATAGCATTTTAGATATGCTGTTTCTACTCCCCCCTGTCCTAGTATTTGTAGGGTTACTTGATCAGTGGGTGAAGAAAGAAACGCTAATGAAATATATGGGAGAAAAGTCCGGCATATATGGCATCTTATTTTCTCTATTATTAGGCGGAATTGCAGCTGGTCCCCTCTATGTTGCCTTTCCGATTGCAGCACTACTATTAAAAAAAGGCGCAAGCATTAGATACATCGTATTTTTCTTAGGCGTTTGGACAACTGCGAAATTACCAATTATGGTGTATGAATTTTCTTCATTCGGAGCTACCTTTACGCTCATTCACATTTGCTTCGGTCTGTTGTTCTTCTACGTAATGGGCATTATTTTTGAAAAATTTTATGATCAGCGGCAATTATTGCAGTATGATATTACGAAAGAAATGTAA
- a CDS encoding PadR family transcriptional regulator, with the protein MKHTGRHTGAFLLLFLAEGDNYGGQLLQKCEEELPVNPIDSAILYRTLKKLENEGAIESYVSTSVPDKPRKMYKITTAGKEQLADFQMDIEEKMKNLSFFLDKYKDLKESYHD; encoded by the coding sequence ATGAAACATACAGGAAGACACACAGGTGCATTTCTTTTGTTATTTTTAGCAGAAGGTGATAACTATGGCGGGCAACTACTTCAGAAATGTGAAGAAGAACTTCCGGTCAATCCAATCGATAGTGCCATCCTTTACCGCACGCTGAAGAAATTAGAAAACGAAGGTGCTATTGAATCTTATGTAAGTACATCAGTTCCAGATAAGCCGAGAAAGATGTACAAAATTACTACAGCCGGAAAAGAACAATTAGCAGATTTTCAAATGGATATTGAGGAAAAAATGAAAAACTTATCATTTTTCTTAGACAAATATAAAGACTTAAAGGAATCTTATCATGATTAA